A section of the Magnetococcus sp. PR-3 genome encodes:
- a CDS encoding metal-dependent hydrolase: MAGFHTHLTVGAVASGMAATGLYAGGVASPLEVALYFSCGTVASLLPDIDSDNSTILSVVFTFVSVLLAFAVLFGQPATKGLSGLELFLLWAGLFAAMRIGVFEVFTRMTVHRGIFHSIPAAILFGVLTVIMLHHAFRVPTLTAWVAGGFITIGFIVHLLLDEVYSLNLTGRHVKRSFGTACKLWSKDLYATTALYSVTLLALWLAPQAELLFDHRIYQLAWHSVVTSWLP, from the coding sequence ATGGCAGGATTTCATACCCATTTGACGGTTGGTGCGGTTGCTTCTGGCATGGCAGCAACGGGCCTATATGCAGGTGGTGTTGCATCGCCTCTAGAGGTCGCCCTCTATTTTAGTTGTGGTACCGTTGCCTCTTTACTGCCGGATATTGATTCTGACAACTCCACCATACTCAGTGTGGTCTTTACCTTTGTTTCCGTGCTTTTGGCTTTTGCGGTGTTATTTGGACAGCCAGCTACCAAAGGGCTATCTGGTCTAGAGCTGTTTCTCTTGTGGGCTGGGTTGTTTGCCGCCATGCGGATTGGTGTGTTTGAAGTATTTACCCGCATGACTGTGCATCGGGGGATTTTTCACTCCATACCAGCAGCCATTCTGTTTGGTGTTCTGACGGTTATTATGCTGCATCATGCTTTTCGCGTGCCTACTTTAACCGCATGGGTTGCCGGTGGTTTTATCACCATTGGGTTTATTGTGCATCTGCTGCTGGATGAAGTGTATAGCCTTAACCTGACGGGTCGTCATGTTAAACGATCGTTTGGTACCGCCTGTAAGCTGTGGAGCAAAGATCTCTATGCAACAACAGCTCTCTATAGTGTGACCTTGTTGGCTTTATGGCTGGCTCCACAAGCTGAACTGTTGTTTGACCATCGCATCTATCAGTTGGCTTGGCACTCTGTGGTAACAAGTTGGTTGCCTTAA
- a CDS encoding SurA N-terminal domain-containing protein codes for MLNVMRKSANSWVIKTLLILIAVSFSVWGIEGLRNAGNDKPVITVEDWSASRSYVQQSFDTFIREQKQQLGNLPLDNPLIRQQLRREFLQRMVNDRLLLHSAMNMGMTLSPKGLQENIANDPMFQRDGQFNDSLYRNILRQNRLDPKSYEADTVVRHARAHLAQGLTNVATAPTLLLESMLKQESEKRQVELMVLDQSTLAEVEDPGDEALRAYQEQNRQAYTVEKRAKVRYLLLDAESIRGELNIDDAKIAAHYEESKHLYQSAESRQIRHILAKFKAGDEAAKTAAQKKIDDAKARLANGEAFADVAKALSEDITANMGGSLGKFQKGSGLVPSFEKVAFELEAGTVSDVVETPFGYHLIVVDGIEGEGTKPLSAVKAEIEALLFQDGAGEAVYNKSIALEDMLASGDSLASIGKDLNLHYKETDWIEYSKLDGTVSIEKEAKFHEVTFSTLNGERSTLVELSDNRYFVVEVIERQEPTLKPLKSVRTELLTAYRTEKAQTQGKDVMDAALKALKEGQSWQEAAKKHAQIQTLSPDAFTAGDKESKVPATVRQAAFRTALEKPLYQTVISDGNRRYVLKLTGVTPGQVDAEMLKNPQLAQGFSGMLGNEMQEAFMMWRRKHAEITMDPKVFDNL; via the coding sequence ATGCTCAATGTAATGCGCAAAAGCGCCAACAGCTGGGTGATTAAAACCCTACTGATTCTTATTGCCGTCTCATTTTCAGTATGGGGCATTGAAGGGTTAAGGAATGCTGGTAATGACAAACCCGTCATTACGGTTGAAGATTGGTCAGCTTCCCGCAGTTATGTTCAACAGTCCTTTGATACGTTTATTCGTGAGCAGAAACAGCAGCTCGGCAATCTGCCTCTAGATAATCCACTCATTCGCCAACAGCTACGCCGTGAATTTTTACAGCGTATGGTTAATGACCGCTTACTGCTGCATAGCGCCATGAACATGGGCATGACACTCTCCCCTAAGGGATTGCAAGAGAACATTGCCAATGACCCCATGTTCCAACGTGACGGTCAGTTTAATGATAGCCTCTACCGCAATATCTTGCGCCAAAACCGCTTAGATCCAAAAAGCTACGAGGCCGATACAGTGGTACGTCATGCACGGGCTCACTTAGCCCAAGGCCTGACCAACGTTGCCACAGCCCCTACCCTGCTCTTAGAAAGCATGCTCAAACAAGAGAGTGAGAAACGCCAAGTAGAGCTCATGGTCCTCGACCAAAGCACCCTGGCTGAGGTAGAAGATCCAGGTGATGAAGCACTGCGAGCGTATCAGGAACAGAACCGTCAGGCTTACACCGTAGAAAAGCGGGCTAAGGTTCGTTATCTGTTACTGGATGCAGAGAGCATCCGTGGTGAGCTGAACATAGACGATGCCAAGATTGCGGCTCACTATGAAGAGAGTAAGCATCTCTACCAATCTGCAGAGAGCCGGCAAATTCGCCACATCCTGGCCAAGTTCAAAGCTGGGGATGAAGCCGCCAAAACAGCCGCACAAAAGAAAATAGATGATGCCAAGGCACGCTTAGCTAATGGTGAAGCCTTTGCCGATGTGGCCAAAGCACTTTCTGAAGATATCACAGCCAATATGGGCGGTAGCCTGGGTAAGTTCCAAAAAGGCTCAGGTTTGGTCCCCAGCTTTGAAAAAGTAGCTTTTGAGCTGGAAGCAGGCACAGTATCTGATGTCGTAGAGACCCCCTTTGGATACCACTTGATCGTGGTTGATGGCATTGAAGGTGAAGGCACCAAGCCTCTGTCAGCTGTAAAAGCAGAGATTGAAGCCTTGCTCTTCCAAGATGGAGCAGGAGAAGCTGTCTATAACAAATCTATTGCTTTAGAGGACATGCTGGCCTCTGGGGACTCCCTAGCGTCCATCGGTAAAGATCTTAACTTGCACTATAAAGAGACCGATTGGATTGAATACAGTAAGCTGGATGGTACAGTCTCTATAGAAAAAGAGGCCAAGTTCCATGAGGTCACCTTCTCCACTCTCAATGGAGAGCGTAGCACCCTGGTTGAGCTTTCGGATAATCGCTACTTTGTTGTGGAAGTCATCGAACGCCAAGAGCCAACGCTTAAACCTCTAAAATCAGTCCGCACGGAACTGCTGACCGCTTATCGCACAGAAAAAGCCCAAACCCAGGGTAAAGATGTCATGGATGCCGCACTAAAAGCCCTAAAAGAGGGCCAAAGCTGGCAGGAAGCTGCTAAGAAACATGCGCAGATCCAAACGCTGAGCCCTGACGCCTTCACCGCTGGGGATAAAGAGAGCAAAGTCCCCGCCACCGTTCGCCAAGCAGCATTCCGTACAGCCTTGGAAAAACCGCTCTATCAAACGGTTATTTCAGATGGCAACCGTCGGTATGTTCTTAAACTCACAGGCGTAACACCGGGGCAGGTTGATGCGGAAATGCTTAAAAATCCGCAGCTAGCGCAAGGCTTTAGCGGCATGCTCGGTAACGAGATGCAAGAAGCCTTTATGATGTGGCGACGCAAGCATGCTGAAATAACCATGGATCCCAAGGTTTTTGATAACCTTTAA
- a CDS encoding bifunctional riboflavin kinase/FAD synthetase, which translates to MYIIRGLINLPDRLRGAVLTIGNFDGVHRGHQRLFEQLKRLGHKHQAPTMAMTFEPHPRRVLRPQQPLDRITGVRGKARWMKHHGLDAMFICRFTKRLQALPPEIFVRDLLADGLNIREVVIGENFRFGKKGAGDFDTLSELGKKYGFGAHKAELLSDGGFTVSSTRVRQAIRQCDFKSAELLLDRPFEIEGRVVTGMKRGRALGFPTANLALNHVLHPPKGVYLVEGRVGDQWLPAIANIGTNPTFGDEGLHMEVHMLVPCSDLYHRNLRIKFHAFVREERKFPDIEALKAQIGADVAAAKAYFSL; encoded by the coding sequence ATGTACATTATCCGCGGCTTGATCAATTTACCGGATCGTTTGCGCGGGGCCGTGCTAACCATTGGCAACTTTGATGGTGTGCACCGGGGTCACCAGCGTCTGTTTGAACAGCTAAAGCGTCTGGGGCATAAGCACCAAGCCCCTACCATGGCCATGACGTTTGAACCGCATCCCAGACGCGTCTTGCGTCCACAACAACCCTTGGACCGAATTACCGGGGTGCGTGGTAAGGCTAGATGGATGAAGCACCATGGTTTGGACGCCATGTTTATCTGTCGTTTTACCAAGCGGTTGCAAGCTTTGCCACCAGAGATTTTTGTTCGTGACCTGTTGGCCGATGGTTTGAACATTCGAGAAGTGGTCATTGGTGAAAACTTTCGCTTTGGTAAAAAAGGTGCCGGAGATTTTGACACCTTATCTGAACTCGGTAAAAAATATGGGTTTGGTGCCCATAAGGCTGAACTACTCAGTGATGGTGGATTCACCGTCTCTTCAACTCGGGTACGTCAAGCCATCCGACAGTGCGACTTTAAAAGTGCTGAGCTGTTGTTGGATCGTCCCTTCGAGATCGAAGGGCGTGTTGTCACAGGGATGAAACGGGGACGAGCTTTGGGCTTTCCCACCGCTAACTTGGCCTTAAACCATGTCTTGCACCCCCCTAAAGGGGTCTATTTGGTCGAAGGGCGGGTAGGGGATCAGTGGCTACCTGCGATTGCCAATATTGGCACCAACCCCACTTTTGGTGATGAGGGGCTGCATATGGAGGTCCATATGCTGGTGCCGTGCAGTGATCTGTACCACCGAAATCTAAGAATCAAGTTTCATGCTTTTGTGCGGGAAGAGCGTAAGTTTCCTGATATAGAGGCATTAAAGGCTCAAATTGGTGCCGATGTTGCGGCGGCCAAGGCCTATTTCAGTTTGTAG
- the ileS gene encoding isoleucine--tRNA ligase translates to MAYKDTIQLPDTDLPMRANLPKREPETLARWEDMDLYGRLREAGKGKDSFILHDGPPYANGHLHMGHAINKVLKDIICKSRQMQGKDAVYVPGWDCHGLPIELKVEQEIKKEGKDKEQIDVVEFRKRCRAFAGKWVETQKGEFQRLGVSGDWKDPYLTMDYRFEADIVRELGRFLHNGGLYKGAKPVYWCTHDVTALAEAEVEYQDHESTTIFVKFPLAQGVELDDLDPALKGKPSSVVIWTTTPWTIPANLAVSLNGDLTYVAVEIINPGENKNVTAGEVLVLAEALWEPTIEAAGLNPENDARVLARFDGSQLENRRFRHPFLDQDAPILLGDHVTTEAGTGCVHTAPGHGAEDYDVSLKYGIKPYNPVDDYGKFVEGTPFFAGEHIKKANPQVVALLDEKGALLSQGKINHSYPHCWRCSTPLITRATPQWFISMETNDLREKALQSIKDTQWIPHWGEERIHNMVENRPDWCVSRQRTWGVPIAVISCEACGDVVRDEAVTEGIALEMEKAGADVWFEKSATEFLPEGHRCGQCGSSDFKKESDILDVWFDSGVTHAAVLERRDNLKWPADLYLEGSDQHRGWFHSSLLASVGTRGRAPYQAVLTHGFVVDGKGHKMSKSRGNVIAPEKVIKQYGADILRMWVSAEDYAGDIRISDEILKGLSDAYRRIRNTVRYLMGNLSGFDASKHTVDHADMPELDRWALDRVARLIRDVEKSYNDYTFHRVYQSLHYFCGVEMGAFYLDIIKDRLYCAAPDSLERRSAQTVMNHMLESLVRLMAPVMSFTADEVWGFMAGEREDSVHLAAFPTEHPEWYDDALAQRWERYRQVRTEVYKSLEKDRVEKRVRSFMQSTVTLYCSDDLADFLKAFGDLNPQLYIVSSVTIKPFSEAPAEAVGSEEVADLKVITGVSENEKCVRCWNFDPGVGSHNDHPELCTRCRGVVMEMGVAGPDA, encoded by the coding sequence ATGGCGTACAAAGATACTATCCAATTGCCCGATACAGATTTGCCCATGCGGGCCAACTTACCCAAACGGGAGCCAGAAACATTGGCTCGCTGGGAAGATATGGACCTCTATGGTCGCCTGCGTGAAGCTGGTAAGGGTAAGGATAGCTTCATTCTCCATGATGGTCCCCCTTATGCTAACGGACACCTGCATATGGGGCATGCTATTAATAAGGTGCTAAAAGATATCATCTGTAAATCCCGGCAGATGCAGGGTAAGGATGCGGTCTATGTACCGGGCTGGGACTGCCATGGTCTGCCGATTGAGCTCAAGGTAGAACAGGAGATCAAAAAAGAGGGCAAAGATAAGGAACAGATTGATGTTGTTGAGTTCCGTAAACGTTGCCGTGCTTTTGCTGGCAAGTGGGTTGAAACCCAAAAAGGTGAGTTCCAGCGTTTGGGGGTCTCTGGGGATTGGAAAGATCCTTACCTGACCATGGATTATCGCTTTGAAGCGGACATCGTGCGTGAGTTAGGCCGCTTTTTACACAACGGAGGCCTCTATAAGGGGGCTAAACCCGTCTACTGGTGTACCCACGATGTGACCGCTTTGGCTGAAGCTGAGGTGGAGTACCAGGATCATGAATCCACAACGATCTTTGTGAAATTTCCACTGGCACAGGGTGTTGAGTTGGATGATCTGGATCCTGCTTTAAAGGGTAAACCCAGCTCTGTTGTTATCTGGACCACGACCCCTTGGACCATTCCTGCCAACCTGGCGGTTAGTCTAAATGGTGATCTGACCTATGTTGCCGTAGAGATCATCAATCCGGGTGAGAATAAAAATGTTACGGCTGGTGAAGTGCTTGTCTTGGCTGAAGCGTTATGGGAGCCAACCATTGAGGCTGCCGGTCTAAACCCAGAAAATGATGCACGCGTTTTGGCCCGTTTTGATGGCAGTCAGTTGGAAAATCGTCGTTTCCGCCACCCCTTCCTGGATCAAGATGCGCCGATTCTACTCGGGGATCATGTCACGACGGAAGCGGGTACCGGCTGTGTACATACGGCTCCAGGTCATGGCGCAGAGGACTATGATGTCAGTTTAAAATATGGCATCAAGCCCTATAACCCTGTAGATGACTACGGCAAGTTTGTAGAAGGAACGCCCTTTTTTGCCGGTGAACATATCAAAAAAGCCAACCCTCAGGTGGTGGCGCTGCTGGATGAAAAAGGGGCGCTTCTCTCCCAGGGTAAGATCAACCACAGCTATCCCCACTGTTGGCGTTGTAGTACGCCCTTGATCACCCGTGCCACCCCCCAGTGGTTTATCTCTATGGAGACCAATGACCTTCGTGAAAAGGCTTTGCAATCCATCAAAGATACTCAGTGGATTCCCCATTGGGGGGAAGAACGTATCCATAACATGGTGGAGAACCGCCCTGATTGGTGTGTAAGCCGCCAGCGGACATGGGGTGTGCCCATTGCCGTCATCAGCTGTGAAGCATGTGGTGACGTGGTGCGGGATGAAGCTGTGACCGAAGGTATCGCCCTTGAAATGGAAAAAGCTGGGGCGGATGTCTGGTTTGAGAAGAGTGCGACTGAGTTCCTGCCTGAAGGGCATCGTTGTGGTCAGTGTGGCTCGAGCGATTTCAAAAAAGAGTCTGATATTCTAGATGTTTGGTTTGACTCTGGTGTGACCCATGCCGCAGTTCTGGAGCGTCGCGATAACTTGAAGTGGCCTGCTGACCTCTATTTGGAGGGTTCTGACCAGCATCGTGGCTGGTTCCACTCCTCCCTTTTGGCTTCGGTAGGGACCCGTGGACGGGCGCCGTATCAGGCCGTTTTGACCCATGGTTTTGTGGTGGATGGCAAAGGCCACAAAATGTCAAAATCTCGTGGCAATGTGATCGCACCTGAGAAGGTGATTAAACAGTATGGTGCAGACATTTTGCGTATGTGGGTCTCTGCGGAGGATTATGCGGGTGACATTCGGATCTCCGATGAGATCCTAAAAGGGCTGTCCGATGCCTACCGGCGGATTCGTAATACCGTGCGGTACCTCATGGGTAATCTCAGTGGTTTCGATGCATCCAAACACACCGTAGATCATGCGGATATGCCCGAACTGGATCGGTGGGCGTTGGATCGTGTGGCAAGACTAATCCGTGATGTGGAAAAATCTTACAACGATTATACCTTCCACCGTGTTTACCAGAGTCTTCACTACTTCTGTGGTGTTGAGATGGGGGCCTTTTATCTGGATATCATCAAAGACCGCCTCTACTGTGCAGCACCGGACTCTTTAGAGCGACGTAGTGCACAGACCGTGATGAACCATATGCTAGAATCTTTGGTACGGTTGATGGCACCGGTGATGTCGTTTACAGCGGATGAAGTCTGGGGCTTTATGGCAGGTGAGCGGGAAGATTCCGTGCATCTTGCGGCATTCCCTACCGAACACCCAGAGTGGTATGACGATGCTTTAGCCCAACGTTGGGAGCGTTATCGCCAGGTTCGTACAGAGGTGTATAAAAGCCTGGAGAAGGATCGTGTTGAAAAACGTGTACGCTCCTTTATGCAATCCACAGTGACACTCTATTGCAGTGATGATTTGGCTGATTTCCTGAAAGCATTTGGAGATCTGAACCCTCAGCTCTACATCGTCAGTTCCGTGACCATTAAACCTTTCTCTGAAGCGCCGGCTGAGGCTGTTGGGTCTGAAGAAGTTGCAGACCTGAAAGTGATAACTGGGGTATCGGAAAATGAAAAATGTGTGCGGTGCTGGAACTTTGATCCCGGCGTAGGTAGCCATAATGATCACCCTGAGCTCTGCACGCGTTGTCGTGGTGTGGTGATGGAGATGGGTGTGGCAGGGCCAGACGCATGA
- the lspA gene encoding signal peptidase II encodes MIRFGLLTALFTLVLDQLTKVWAEQELVKGSIDLIPGYFDFTLVHNLGAAFGMFTDLAPFWRQILLVGVAVLACVMILLMLRSAQARYSAVALGMIMGGALGNLLDRVRLGWVVDFIHVHWQDLSWPVFNIADTAISVGVAMILLEGFGVGVPQDSENKS; translated from the coding sequence ATGATTCGTTTTGGCCTACTAACGGCCTTGTTCACCCTTGTTTTGGACCAGTTGACCAAAGTATGGGCTGAGCAGGAGTTGGTTAAGGGAAGCATCGATCTGATCCCTGGGTATTTCGACTTCACTTTGGTGCATAATCTGGGGGCTGCCTTTGGTATGTTCACCGACTTGGCACCCTTTTGGCGTCAGATACTTCTAGTGGGTGTTGCTGTTTTAGCCTGTGTCATGATCTTGTTAATGCTCCGTAGTGCTCAAGCTCGTTATAGTGCGGTGGCACTGGGGATGATCATGGGTGGGGCCCTAGGCAACCTACTTGACCGTGTTAGACTGGGTTGGGTGGTGGATTTTATCCACGTGCACTGGCAAGATTTGTCCTGGCCCGTCTTTAATATTGCTGACACAGCGATTTCCGTCGGTGTTGCCATGATCCTTTTAGAAGGGTTTGGTGTTGGGGTTCCTCAGGACAGTGAAAATAAGTCGTAA
- a CDS encoding M16 family metallopeptidase: MHLRQFFSWCLGFFFIITTASAAVPEHQSYRLDNGLQVIVVRESRAPLVVTQVWYRVGSIDEPDGQTGISHMLEHMMFQGTDTVAPGQYSKRIARLGGTDNAATSRDYTFYYSKLAKQHLSVALEMEADRMRFLKLQNKEFQPENNVVQEERRMRVDNNPHARIREQYTQELYRGHSYSQPIIGWMKDVQGLTVEQLQAWYQRFYAPNNATLVIAGDVDFAQTKKYVQQFFGPLQADAAFKPPVDPQWQAPTTKRTYHYQDQQIRRPSWMANWLVPSNQGGDNQDEVYALKLALQLLNGGISNRLQKLTQGEGKLVSAGASYSMFSRGPSSFGLYAMPQKEVSMATVEQMVMAEITKLAEKPASAAELRKVKNGLLASQIYARDSVQGMANVIGRLSTLGLDWERYYAEFEQRIEQVTPEQIQNAVRRYLRADQVVIGITTPQQKPASKEQQG, translated from the coding sequence ATGCATTTGCGACAGTTTTTTTCTTGGTGTTTGGGCTTCTTTTTTATCATCACAACAGCGTCAGCAGCTGTTCCAGAGCATCAAAGTTACCGTTTGGATAATGGGTTACAGGTCATTGTGGTACGGGAGAGCCGTGCGCCATTGGTCGTGACCCAGGTGTGGTATCGGGTGGGGTCTATTGACGAACCTGATGGACAAACCGGTATTTCTCATATGCTGGAACATATGATGTTCCAAGGCACAGATACCGTTGCACCTGGACAATATAGCAAGCGTATTGCCCGTCTTGGCGGCACCGATAATGCGGCAACCTCCAGAGACTATACCTTTTATTACAGCAAGCTGGCCAAGCAGCATCTCTCTGTTGCATTAGAGATGGAGGCTGACCGTATGCGGTTTTTGAAGCTTCAGAATAAGGAGTTTCAGCCAGAGAACAACGTGGTACAGGAAGAACGGCGTATGCGGGTTGATAATAACCCGCATGCACGTATTCGTGAGCAGTATACCCAGGAGCTGTATAGAGGTCACAGCTATAGCCAACCCATTATTGGTTGGATGAAGGATGTTCAAGGTTTAACCGTTGAGCAACTTCAGGCTTGGTATCAGCGTTTTTATGCGCCGAATAATGCCACATTGGTGATTGCTGGTGATGTAGATTTTGCGCAGACCAAGAAATATGTTCAGCAGTTCTTTGGCCCTTTGCAAGCTGATGCCGCGTTTAAACCCCCTGTTGACCCACAATGGCAAGCCCCCACAACCAAGCGTACCTACCACTATCAGGATCAGCAAATTCGTCGTCCTTCTTGGATGGCCAACTGGTTGGTCCCCAGTAATCAGGGGGGAGATAACCAGGATGAGGTTTATGCGCTTAAACTGGCACTGCAACTATTAAATGGTGGTATTTCAAACCGTCTTCAAAAGCTTACTCAGGGTGAAGGCAAGCTGGTAAGTGCAGGGGCTAGCTACAGTATGTTTAGCCGTGGACCTTCATCCTTTGGCCTCTATGCCATGCCACAAAAAGAGGTTTCTATGGCGACGGTTGAACAGATGGTGATGGCCGAGATAACAAAATTGGCTGAAAAACCGGCATCGGCCGCGGAACTGAGGAAGGTTAAAAATGGACTCTTGGCCAGTCAAATCTATGCGCGTGACTCGGTACAGGGTATGGCCAATGTAATTGGTCGATTAAGTACCTTGGGTTTGGATTGGGAACGCTATTATGCAGAGTTTGAGCAGCGTATAGAGCAGGTCACACCGGAACAAATCCAAAATGCGGTTAGGCGTTATTTGCGGGCTGATCAGGTGGTGATTGGCATTACGACTCCCCAACAAAAGCCAGCCAGCAAGGAGCAGCAGGGATGA
- a CDS encoding M16 family metallopeptidase — MKNHVVLNVFRLWLFLGLFYSAPLMAAPEVTRVVLPNGFTGVLVESHSNPMVEVRLFIRAGSVMDPVGQEGTAYLLGWLMNEGAGVRNTAQFQQTMDDYGISLSGSASRDYLKVTMRALSKDLDIAFELLGDAITQPRLDDEPIARAKREMMASYEQSREDADVLADEKLEALLMGGHPYARDVSGNSKSIPALTKEGLKVFHQKAMRGPNMVLSVAGDMQPEQFMALIRRHFGKLSHQPGPFGQSVEMLVPPKTESVSGYHIPKDKAQSVIAMGWLGPNRHHADYFAVTVLDHILGGSGFGSRLTEQLREKHGLTYSVYSYFSPWEGRGPWQVGMATKPENVETAVTLIKEILAELAQKGVGQEELTRAKENLLGGFPIALDRLGKMAATWGLIGFYNRGWDYLDRWPERIKQVSREDIQRVAKQFFQTEHMRVVTVGTTEP, encoded by the coding sequence ATGAAAAACCACGTGGTATTAAATGTATTTAGACTGTGGTTATTCTTAGGTCTCTTCTACAGTGCGCCACTGATGGCGGCTCCGGAAGTGACCCGTGTTGTTTTGCCTAATGGTTTTACCGGGGTGTTGGTTGAAAGCCACAGTAACCCGATGGTTGAGGTACGCCTATTTATTCGTGCTGGTTCGGTCATGGATCCTGTGGGTCAGGAGGGAACGGCCTATCTGTTGGGGTGGTTGATGAATGAAGGGGCAGGGGTGCGCAATACAGCCCAATTTCAACAAACCATGGATGATTATGGCATTTCACTGTCTGGAAGTGCCAGCCGGGATTATCTAAAGGTCACCATGCGCGCATTGAGTAAAGATCTGGATATCGCCTTTGAACTGTTAGGTGATGCCATTACCCAACCTCGTTTGGATGATGAACCTATTGCGCGAGCGAAGCGGGAGATGATGGCATCATATGAACAGTCTCGTGAAGATGCCGATGTTTTGGCGGATGAAAAATTGGAGGCCTTACTTATGGGGGGGCACCCCTATGCTCGTGATGTTAGTGGGAATTCGAAGAGTATACCTGCACTCACGAAAGAGGGGTTGAAGGTTTTTCACCAAAAAGCCATGCGTGGTCCAAATATGGTCTTGAGTGTCGCGGGTGATATGCAACCTGAGCAGTTCATGGCACTCATCCGTCGTCACTTTGGAAAATTATCACACCAGCCTGGACCTTTTGGACAATCGGTAGAGATGCTGGTACCGCCTAAAACTGAGTCTGTATCTGGCTATCATATTCCTAAAGATAAGGCTCAAAGTGTCATTGCCATGGGTTGGTTAGGGCCTAACCGTCATCACGCTGATTATTTTGCCGTGACGGTTCTTGATCATATTCTAGGTGGTTCAGGTTTTGGTAGTCGTCTAACGGAGCAGTTACGTGAAAAACATGGGTTAACCTACTCTGTTTACTCCTATTTTTCACCGTGGGAGGGGCGAGGTCCCTGGCAGGTTGGTATGGCGACTAAGCCGGAGAATGTTGAGACTGCTGTGACGTTGATTAAAGAAATTCTGGCTGAACTGGCTCAAAAGGGTGTGGGTCAAGAGGAGTTAACCCGTGCAAAGGAGAACCTGCTTGGTGGTTTTCCCATTGCGTTAGATCGGCTTGGAAAAATGGCAGCAACATGGGGTTTAATTGGCTTTTATAACCGAGGTTGGGATTATCTGGACCGTTGGCCTGAGCGTATTAAACAGGTAAGTCGTGAAGATATTCAACGTGTCGCCAAGCAATTTTTTCAGACGGAACATATGCGTGTGGTGACTGTGGGCACAACCGAGCCTTAA
- the mobA gene encoding molybdenum cofactor guanylyltransferase MobA gives MKNQTTGAILAGGHSSRMGKDKAFVSWKNIPLWQHLFTRMAPQVSTLSILYNGNPTVFPSGLPVLGDLRRGQLGPLAGVETALSRMRTEWLFTAPVDVPLLPKDCVTQLSWRASQGDVQVVCAESGGQIHGTVALWHRDILPRIQQALDEERYGVLNFLRQTGFAACSFMPRDDGSDPFLNLNSPEDFQQLPKS, from the coding sequence ATGAAAAATCAAACCACTGGGGCTATTTTGGCAGGCGGCCACTCCTCCCGTATGGGAAAGGATAAGGCGTTTGTCTCATGGAAGAACATTCCTCTATGGCAACATTTGTTCACCCGTATGGCACCGCAGGTATCCACCTTATCGATTCTTTATAATGGCAACCCAACCGTTTTTCCTTCTGGTTTACCTGTTCTAGGAGATCTGCGTCGGGGGCAGCTGGGGCCTTTGGCGGGGGTTGAGACGGCACTGAGCCGTATGCGTACGGAGTGGTTATTTACGGCACCTGTTGATGTACCTCTGCTACCTAAGGATTGTGTGACTCAGCTTTCCTGGCGGGCTAGCCAAGGGGATGTGCAGGTGGTGTGCGCTGAAAGTGGTGGGCAAATTCACGGTACAGTTGCACTTTGGCATCGCGATATCTTGCCGCGTATCCAGCAAGCTCTGGATGAAGAGCGCTATGGTGTTTTGAATTTTTTACGTCAAACAGGCTTTGCTGCATGTAGCTTTATGCCACGGGATGATGGTTCAGACCCCTTTCTTAACCTTAACAGTCCAGAAGATTTTCAACAGCTTCCCAAGTCTTAA
- the tpx gene encoding thiol peroxidase, which yields MAQITLKGNPINTNGDLPSVGSDAPDFVLTGTDLAEVSLKNYAGKKVVLNIFPSLDTPVCAASVRQFNGNVDKMDNTVVLCISRDLPFAHKRFCETEGLESVAGMSEMRVVEFGEAYGVRIVDGPLAGLCARAVVIIDENGKVVYSQQVPEIVEEPNYEAAMAALK from the coding sequence ATGGCTCAGATCACACTTAAGGGTAACCCCATCAATACCAATGGCGACCTGCCTTCCGTAGGTAGCGATGCACCTGATTTTGTCCTGACCGGCACCGACCTGGCCGAGGTCAGCCTGAAGAACTATGCTGGTAAGAAAGTTGTTCTGAACATCTTCCCCAGCTTGGACACCCCTGTGTGTGCAGCTTCTGTACGTCAGTTCAACGGCAATGTTGATAAAATGGACAACACAGTTGTTCTGTGCATCTCCCGCGATCTTCCTTTTGCTCACAAGCGTTTCTGCGAGACCGAAGGTCTGGAGAGCGTTGCAGGCATGAGCGAAATGCGTGTTGTTGAGTTTGGTGAAGCTTATGGTGTTCGCATTGTAGACGGTCCTCTGGCCGGTCTGTGTGCCCGCGCTGTTGTGATCATCGACGAAAATGGTAAAGTTGTTTATTCACAGCAAGTGCCTGAGATCGTTGAAGAGCCCAACTACGAAGCTGCTATGGCTGCTTTGAAGTAA